In Bifidobacterium scardovii JCM 12489 = DSM 13734, the genomic stretch AGGTCCATCGCATAGCCGTTCTTGATCAGCTCGGCCTTGTTCTCCGAGGTGATGACGAACACGTCGGGAGCCTGGTTGCCGACCAGACGGGTCTGCAGGGTCTGGATGTACTCGGCGGTCGGCGGGGCGTAGCTGAAGTCGATCTTGATGTCCGGGTTTTCCTTCTCGAACTCGTCGATGTACGGCTTGGAGTCGTTCTCGTTGCTCCAGCTCAGGTAGCTCAGCGTGATCTTGCCGGAATCGGCGGCGCTGCCACCGCATGCGGCCAGCGGGATCAGCATCGCGCCCGCGGCGACCGCGGCAATTGCGGCCTTGACCTTCGTGTTGAACTTCATATCTCCTCCTTGCCCCGGGCCACTGCGCCCGGAGTTCAGTCAATGGCTACTTCACCATGTTATGCCTTGTTGAATCGATTATTTGACACGATTCAATTCGGATATCTCTGTTATACACCCCGAAGTTGAATCGTGTCAAATCAATGAGATACACTGAACGCAGGTACGGGGAAATCACAGATGCAAAGACTGCAAAAACCCCGATTTTCCGCCGATTACCGAGGAGCGTGCAGTATGGCGACCATGACCGATGTGGCGAAGGCGGCCGGCGTGTCGCGGGCGACGGCGTCGTATGCGCTGAGGGGCGACCCGCGCATCTCCCCGGCCACCGCCGACAAGGTGCGGCGGGCCGCGGCCGCGCTGCAGTACACCACCAACCTCTCCGCCCGTTCGCTGCGCTCCGGGCGCTCCGGCGTGATCGGCGTGGCGATCTTCGAACTCGACAAGCCCTACCCTTCCGAGATGAGCGCCGCGGTCTCGCGCGAGGCGGCCGCCCACGGCCTCGAGACCATCGTGCAGCAGACCTCGAACTCGAAGGAGCGCGAGATCTCGATCCTGCAGAAGGTCACCAGCCAGCTGTGCGACGGCACGATCTTCAGCCCCGGCAACGTGTCGGTTGAGGAGATCACCGCGCTGTACGGCGGCAAGCCGCTGGTGCTGCTCGACGACATCTCCGACGACCCGCTGTTCGACTGCGTGTTCACCCCCTGCGCCGACGGCGCCGAAGCGGCCATCCACCACCTGTACGACGTCGGCTGCCGCAATATCGGCGTGATCGGCGTAGACTACGAGATGCTGGTCGACGACCGCGAATCGACCTCCGTGTCGGGCCGGCGCCTCGCCGGCGCGCTCAAGGCCTTCGACGATCTGGGGATCAACGTGGACGAGCGCAA encodes the following:
- a CDS encoding LacI family DNA-binding transcriptional regulator; the protein is MATMTDVAKAAGVSRATASYALRGDPRISPATADKVRRAAAALQYTTNLSARSLRSGRSGVIGVAIFELDKPYPSEMSAAVSREAAAHGLETIVQQTSNSKEREISILQKVTSQLCDGTIFSPGNVSVEEITALYGGKPLVLLDDISDDPLFDCVFTPCADGAEAAIHHLYDVGCRNIGVIGVDYEMLVDDRESTSVSGRRLAGALKAFDDLGINVDERNFVHTAWEAEDAREVAHRLADEGLAFDGLFCMTDTVALGMIRGFADRGVRVPDDVAIIGFDGINEGDYSVPSLSTIQTDIPDLARKAVGLLLQRLGENADAVPDNADPAAPQRLTADFRLIQRESTRR